Proteins co-encoded in one Streptococcus parauberis NCFD 2020 genomic window:
- a CDS encoding Lin0368 family putative glycerol transporter subunit, translated as MKRIRGILAYSFAAIWVTQIWRLFAAPVAPYAGFVVAIIAITPAWYICHYRGFIPQSQEEIAIDMGGIGSAVFVSNSLKYGLGVS; from the coding sequence ATGAAAAGAATCAGAGGGATTCTTGCTTATAGTTTTGCGGCCATTTGGGTCACACAGATTTGGCGTCTTTTTGCTGCTCCCGTTGCTCCATATGCTGGATTCGTAGTAGCTATTATTGCTATCACTCCAGCTTGGTATATCTGTCACTATCGAGGTTTTATACCACAAAGTCAGGAAGAAATTGCCATTGATATGGGGGGCATTGGCTCTGCTGTTTTTGTAAGTAATAGTCTTAAGTATGGCTTGGGAGTGAGTTAA
- a CDS encoding LPXTG cell wall anchor domain-containing protein, translated as MYHTKDRQQRFSLRKFKLGLGAAIIGLAFASQTSIFADTPSTTTDPISSAAVTPVEQPIAPVETTSTSTNDVYLTDQSATDLADTEISAKENLSVEAADQAQIGDVIDVTVDEGETTETEYDDGVVTEVGTVTVKTTSIADPSQVQIAPQTETKTYISDGQYLDGQDWINSYEEIAKTTTIEYVLASNTTEWTALGDKWLKIVTESYDYYVELSADGDIKDVKKINPSAYKPKQISPTSSTRTQASDEKFTKSELPETGDHSQASLAFMGIMMSAIALVLAKKYKHE; from the coding sequence ATGTATCATACTAAAGATAGGCAACAACGCTTCTCACTACGCAAATTTAAGTTAGGTTTAGGAGCTGCTATTATTGGACTTGCTTTTGCTAGCCAAACAAGTATTTTTGCAGATACACCTTCGACTACTACTGATCCAATTTCTTCAGCAGCTGTAACACCAGTAGAGCAACCTATAGCACCAGTTGAAACAACTAGCACATCTACAAATGATGTCTACTTGACTGACCAATCTGCTACTGATCTGGCTGATACAGAGATTTCAGCAAAAGAAAACTTATCAGTTGAAGCAGCTGATCAAGCGCAAATCGGTGATGTGATTGATGTAACTGTTGATGAAGGTGAAACCACTGAAACAGAATACGACGATGGAGTTGTAACTGAAGTAGGAACTGTTACTGTTAAAACAACAAGTATTGCGGATCCTAGTCAGGTACAGATTGCGCCTCAAACAGAAACAAAAACATATATTTCAGATGGGCAATATCTTGATGGGCAAGATTGGATTAATTCTTATGAAGAAATTGCTAAAACAACAACTATTGAGTATGTATTAGCTTCTAATACTACAGAGTGGACTGCACTTGGCGACAAATGGTTAAAAATCGTCACTGAATCTTATGATTATTATGTAGAATTATCAGCTGATGGCGATATTAAAGATGTTAAGAAAATTAATCCATCTGCTTACAAACCAAAACAAATCAGCCCAACATCTTCTACTAGAACACAAGCATCGGATGAAAAATTCACCAAATCAGAATTACCAGAAACTGGAGACCACTCACAAGCTAGCTTAGCCTTTATGGGCATAATGATGTCAGCTATAGCTTTAGTCTTGGCAAAAAAGTATAAACATGAATAA
- a CDS encoding Lin0368 family putative glycerol transporter subunit, translating into MDNRFGAIGGWVAAFIIIEPVWFNNHGMPVPFIHQSSRVFIDMGFSTAIGVCVDGIRRGISLAHHRSNILAAIFGG; encoded by the coding sequence TTGGACAATCGTTTTGGTGCAATTGGTGGTTGGGTTGCAGCCTTTATTATTATTGAACCAGTTTGGTTTAATAACCACGGCATGCCAGTACCTTTCATTCATCAAAGTAGTAGAGTTTTTATTGATATGGGATTTTCTACAGCTATTGGTGTTTGTGTAGATGGCATAAGGCGAGGAATTTCCCTTGCTCACCACCGCTCAAATATCTTAGCTGCAATCTTCGGTGGATAG
- a CDS encoding ECF-type riboflavin transporter substrate-binding protein, translated as MKNTSIKTVVATGIGAALFVIIGMFVPITIFTNTTISLQYALQALFAVIFGPLAGFLIGFLGHMLKDMLAGYGVWWSWVLPSGLVGLGIGLLKNKLQVTKGIFSKKDIIVFNVTQVIVNIIAWAIVAPIGDILIYQEPANKVFTQGLFAGIANIITVGLGGTILLIAYTKTRTKSGSLSKD; from the coding sequence ATGAAAAACACATCTATTAAAACTGTTGTCGCAACAGGTATCGGAGCTGCATTATTTGTTATCATTGGGATGTTTGTACCTATTACTATCTTTACCAATACAACTATTTCATTACAATATGCTTTACAAGCATTGTTCGCGGTTATATTTGGCCCTCTAGCTGGTTTCTTAATTGGTTTTCTGGGGCACATGTTAAAAGATATGTTAGCTGGCTACGGTGTTTGGTGGTCTTGGGTACTTCCTAGTGGACTAGTTGGTCTTGGAATTGGTCTATTGAAAAATAAATTACAAGTCACTAAAGGAATTTTTTCTAAAAAAGACATTATTGTATTCAACGTTACTCAAGTTATCGTTAATATTATTGCTTGGGCAATTGTTGCACCAATTGGTGATATCTTAATTTATCAAGAGCCTGCTAATAAAGTGTTTACCCAAGGATTATTTGCCGGAATCGCAAATATTATTACAGTCGGTTTGGGTGGAACTATTTTGTTAATTGCTTACACTAAGACAAGAACAAAATCTGGTAGTCTTTCAAAAGACTAG
- a CDS encoding SAM hydrolase/SAM-dependent halogenase family protein, translating into MQNKLLVLQSDFGLVDGAVSAMIGVALQEDATLGIHHLTHDITPYNIFEASYRLFQTVNYWPEGTTFVSVVDPGVGSKRKSVVALTENNQYIVTPDNGTLSYIKKHIGIKAIREILEASNRRQNTELSYTFHGRDVYAYTGAKLASGHIDFEDVGPELSVNAIVEVPVVETQITEDTIRGVIDVLDVRFGSLWTSITREEFYHFNPQFSDRFEITIFNNDMLVYQNQVTYGKSFADVRIGQPIIYINSLYRVGLAINQGSFAKAYNVGVGQNWHIELKRI; encoded by the coding sequence ATGCAAAACAAATTATTGGTGCTTCAATCGGATTTTGGTCTTGTCGATGGTGCTGTATCGGCGATGATCGGAGTTGCTTTACAAGAAGATGCTACCTTAGGTATCCATCATTTAACCCATGATATTACACCCTATAATATTTTCGAAGCATCTTACAGATTGTTTCAGACAGTCAACTATTGGCCAGAAGGTACCACTTTTGTTTCTGTTGTTGACCCAGGTGTTGGTTCAAAACGTAAAAGTGTTGTTGCTTTAACAGAAAACAATCAATATATTGTTACACCAGATAATGGAACACTATCCTATATTAAGAAACATATCGGAATTAAAGCTATTCGTGAAATTCTGGAAGCATCAAACCGTCGGCAAAACACTGAACTTTCTTACACTTTCCATGGCCGTGATGTCTATGCTTATACTGGTGCCAAACTTGCCAGTGGGCACATTGATTTCGAAGATGTTGGACCTGAACTTTCTGTTAATGCGATTGTTGAAGTTCCTGTTGTCGAAACTCAAATTACTGAAGATACTATCAGAGGGGTCATCGATGTCCTTGACGTTCGCTTCGGATCTCTTTGGACGTCAATAACGCGCGAAGAATTTTACCATTTTAATCCACAATTTAGCGACAGATTTGAAATTACAATTTTCAACAATGACATGTTAGTATACCAAAATCAGGTAACTTATGGTAAGTCTTTTGCGGACGTAAGAATTGGCCAACCTATTATCTATATTAATTCCTTATACCGTGTTGGCTTGGCGATTAATCAAGGATCTTTTGCTAAAGCTTATAACGTAGGTGTCGGTCAAAACTGGCACATCGAACTAAAAAGAATCTAA
- a CDS encoding energy-coupling factor transporter transmembrane component T family protein yields the protein MPQKLIGYQKEDNFLHHLTGASKLIFFILVSVACMTTYDTRLIIFIGCLSLTLFASARVPWKSVSFVIKFVTFFAILNVLMVYLFAPAYGEQIYHSKTVIANAWGPFYLTKEELFYLFNLSLKYFSTVPLALLFLLTTNPSQFASSLNQIGLPYKVAYAVSLTLRYIPDVQEEFYMIKTSQEARGLELSKKAKLFDRIKGNLQIIIPLIFSSLDRIDLVATAMELRRFGKNKRRTWYTSKQLDKNDIMTIFLAIAILLTSFILFVINKGRFYNPFTQKG from the coding sequence ATGCCTCAGAAATTAATCGGCTATCAGAAGGAAGATAATTTCCTCCATCACTTAACTGGGGCAAGCAAACTAATTTTTTTCATTCTGGTTTCAGTTGCCTGTATGACAACTTATGATACGCGTTTGATCATTTTCATTGGTTGCTTATCACTTACTCTGTTTGCAAGTGCTAGAGTACCTTGGAAAAGCGTTTCATTTGTCATTAAGTTTGTGACTTTCTTTGCTATTTTAAACGTCTTAATGGTCTATCTTTTTGCACCCGCATATGGCGAGCAAATTTATCATTCCAAAACAGTCATTGCAAATGCCTGGGGTCCCTTTTATCTAACAAAAGAAGAATTGTTTTACCTCTTTAATCTTAGTTTGAAGTACTTTTCAACTGTTCCATTAGCCCTTCTCTTCTTATTAACGACTAACCCGAGTCAATTCGCGTCAAGTCTCAACCAAATCGGCTTACCTTATAAAGTGGCATATGCGGTCAGCTTAACCCTTCGCTATATTCCCGATGTCCAAGAAGAATTTTACATGATAAAAACCTCGCAAGAAGCAAGAGGTTTGGAGTTGTCTAAGAAAGCAAAGCTATTTGATCGCATCAAAGGTAACTTGCAAATCATTATCCCATTAATTTTCAGTTCCTTAGATCGCATCGATCTAGTCGCTACAGCAATGGAACTGAGAAGGTTCGGTAAGAATAAGCGACGGACTTGGTATACCTCAAAACAACTAGATAAAAATGATATCATGACGATTTTCCTAGCAATTGCAATCCTGCTGACATCATTTATCTTATTCGTCATTAATAAAGGAAGATTTTACAATCCATTTACTCAAAAAGGTTGA
- a CDS encoding ABC transporter ATP-binding protein, with protein sequence MSNLITFKDFTFQYDAQSSPTLNNINLSIEKGQKVLIVGPSGSGKSTLGNCLNGIIPNHFHGQHQGFLTIEDKDAFDLSIYDKSKLISTVLQDPDGQFIGLSVAEDIAFALENDCFDKPEMISAINYWAKQLELEDLLDNRPQDLSGGQKQRVSLAGVLVDESPILLFDEPLANLDPKSGLDTIDLIDRIHQSTKATTIIIEHRLEDVLYRPVDKVILINDGRILFDGTPDQLLLTDLLNQNGIREPLYITCLRDLGFSFADNLKLTQLDHLDFSNLSCHLQDEPIARTDRPVLLEWKNLNFAYQANKPILTDVNLTIFQGEKISLVGQNGAGKSTLAKLLCAFQESDAPLFYKGQDISTDSIKERADRIGYVLQNPNQMISQAQIFDEVAQGLRLRGVNEDDIRVKVEETLKICGLYPFRNWPISALSFGQKKRVTIASILILDPEIIVLDEPTAGQDKKNYSEIMNFLDKLNREGHTIIMITHDMQLMMEYSDRTIVMSKGKIIADASPEEILSNAPILEQACLKKTSLFHLAPYLGCSPLALTHYYITKERDRHASEINRLSEGR encoded by the coding sequence ATGAGTAACCTAATTACATTTAAAGACTTTACATTTCAATATGATGCCCAGTCAAGCCCAACTTTAAATAATATAAACCTTAGTATTGAAAAAGGACAAAAAGTACTTATTGTTGGTCCTTCCGGAAGTGGTAAGTCTACTTTAGGCAATTGTTTAAACGGAATTATTCCCAATCATTTCCATGGACAACACCAAGGTTTCCTTACTATAGAAGATAAAGATGCTTTTGATTTGTCAATTTATGACAAGTCAAAACTAATTTCAACCGTTCTTCAAGATCCAGATGGCCAATTTATTGGGCTCTCTGTCGCTGAAGACATTGCCTTTGCCTTAGAAAATGATTGTTTTGATAAGCCTGAAATGATTAGTGCTATTAATTATTGGGCCAAACAGTTAGAACTAGAAGACCTCTTAGATAACCGTCCACAAGATCTATCTGGCGGTCAAAAGCAACGGGTCAGTTTAGCCGGTGTCTTAGTTGATGAAAGCCCTATCCTTCTTTTTGATGAACCCTTAGCCAATCTTGATCCTAAGTCTGGGCTTGATACAATTGACTTGATAGATCGCATTCATCAATCAACAAAAGCTACTACTATTATCATTGAACATCGCCTTGAGGATGTCCTATATCGACCAGTTGATAAAGTAATCTTAATCAATGACGGTCGGATTCTCTTTGATGGAACACCTGATCAGTTACTCTTAACCGATTTATTAAATCAAAATGGAATTCGTGAGCCACTCTACATCACATGTTTACGAGATTTAGGATTTTCTTTTGCTGATAACTTGAAATTAACTCAACTAGATCATCTTGATTTTTCGAATCTATCTTGTCACTTACAAGACGAGCCGATTGCACGAACTGATAGACCTGTTCTATTAGAATGGAAAAATCTTAACTTCGCCTATCAAGCCAATAAACCAATTCTCACAGATGTTAATTTGACTATTTTCCAAGGGGAAAAGATTTCTTTAGTGGGTCAGAACGGAGCTGGTAAATCAACTCTTGCAAAACTACTGTGTGCTTTCCAAGAGTCTGATGCGCCGCTATTCTACAAGGGGCAAGACATTTCTACCGACTCTATCAAAGAAAGAGCTGACCGAATCGGTTATGTTTTACAAAATCCTAATCAAATGATTAGTCAGGCTCAGATTTTTGATGAAGTTGCTCAGGGTTTGCGTTTGCGAGGTGTGAATGAGGATGACATCAGAGTTAAAGTTGAAGAAACCCTGAAAATATGTGGGCTATATCCGTTTAGAAATTGGCCAATTTCAGCTTTATCCTTTGGTCAAAAGAAACGGGTGACGATTGCCTCAATTTTGATTCTTGATCCAGAAATCATCGTTCTAGATGAACCAACTGCTGGTCAGGATAAGAAAAATTATTCTGAAATCATGAACTTTTTGGATAAACTAAATCGTGAAGGGCATACAATTATTATGATTACGCATGATATGCAGTTGATGATGGAGTACTCTGATCGGACAATTGTAATGAGCAAAGGGAAAATCATTGCTGACGCTAGTCCTGAAGAAATTCTATCCAATGCTCCTATTTTGGAACAGGCTTGTTTGAAAAAAACCAGTCTTTTCCATCTGGCACCTTATCTTGGGTGTTCACCACTAGCATTAACACACTACTATATTACTAAAGAAAGGGATAGACATGCCTCAGAAATTAATCGGCTATCAGAAGGAAGATAA
- a CDS encoding YhgE/Pip domain-containing protein, which translates to MTKEVKNLWRNPHLWVTILGVALVPTLYNLVFLTSLWNPYGNLNQLPVAIVNQDRAADFNHKKINAGDKIVDKMSKSKDLDYHFVTAKTANKGLKDGKYYMVVTFPKDLSEKSSSILTDHPEKPIITYQTSKGHNFVSSKMGQSAMLKLEAKVSEEVTKAYNKNLFTNLVQLQKGLGKAAKGSKDLANGANKALDGSQQITNNLLLLANAGNQLSSGASQLNDGIGQYTSGVGQLNTGIGKLSTGLTTYTNGVSQLSQGANQLNANSQNLKDGANQIAGGASQMQELVDGASKLNAGLVQLQTETSLSPEQTASIQALQTVLPAIQQGINQLNKTVAELGNQSATTTTTTSPNLSQAKVDLTSIISQADTIISATTSDKATITASVQGTSAYQSLTPAQQAEISNAISATPQSSNATAAQAIKSAAGELQTTLDQVTGQSSTTTTNPSASLGQLQTSVATLNNTANVVLPGAVTALNTLSGGLAEVNSNSSKMVAASSRILGGVQGLQTTLATNGSKLANGITQYTDGVGQLASGANQLSGNNAQLTSGVAGLSSGASTLDSKSGDLTAGAGKLSDGASQFAQGSGKIAQGGNQLSTGISALSYGAGTLSDKLALTDQKLATLSFKKSNSKELASPIATKHVDKDNVKTNGVGMAPYMISVSLLVAALSANVIFADSLAGKKHETRMEWAKSKLFINGLISTLAAIMLYALVRILGMDPSYPVATFVMILLSSWASMAIVTALLGWDKRFGAFGALILLLLQLGSSEGTYPLQIIPRFFTKIHPFLPMSYSVSGLRQALSLNGEIGHQASMLALFTVGAIMVGLLIYRQNKKD; encoded by the coding sequence TTGACAAAAGAAGTAAAAAATTTATGGCGGAATCCTCACTTATGGGTAACCATATTGGGGGTTGCTCTAGTCCCAACATTATATAACTTAGTTTTTCTAACGTCACTTTGGAATCCTTATGGTAATCTTAATCAGTTGCCCGTTGCCATTGTGAATCAAGACAGAGCAGCTGATTTCAACCACAAGAAAATCAATGCTGGAGATAAGATTGTGGACAAGATGTCCAAAAGTAAAGATTTAGATTATCATTTTGTAACAGCCAAAACAGCTAACAAAGGCTTGAAAGATGGTAAGTACTATATGGTTGTGACTTTTCCCAAAGATTTATCAGAAAAGTCAAGCAGCATCTTAACTGACCATCCTGAAAAACCAATTATCACATATCAAACCTCAAAAGGGCATAACTTTGTTTCGTCTAAGATGGGCCAATCAGCCATGCTTAAATTAGAAGCAAAAGTTTCTGAAGAAGTAACAAAAGCATATAATAAAAACCTCTTTACCAACCTTGTTCAACTACAAAAGGGTCTTGGAAAAGCAGCAAAAGGTAGTAAAGATCTAGCAAATGGAGCTAATAAGGCTTTGGATGGTAGCCAACAAATTACCAATAACTTATTATTACTTGCCAATGCTGGAAATCAACTTTCTTCTGGTGCAAGCCAACTTAATGATGGGATTGGTCAATACACAAGTGGTGTTGGTCAATTAAATACTGGTATTGGCAAATTATCAACTGGCTTAACAACTTATACCAATGGCGTTAGTCAATTATCCCAAGGAGCTAATCAACTCAACGCCAATTCACAAAACTTAAAAGATGGCGCTAATCAGATTGCTGGTGGTGCAAGCCAGATGCAAGAATTAGTTGACGGTGCAAGCAAATTAAATGCAGGACTGGTTCAATTACAAACAGAAACTAGCCTTTCTCCGGAACAAACAGCTAGTATCCAAGCCCTACAAACAGTCCTACCAGCTATTCAACAAGGTATTAATCAATTGAATAAAACCGTTGCAGAACTGGGTAACCAATCAGCTACGACAACTACCACAACATCTCCAAATCTGAGCCAAGCTAAAGTAGATTTAACTTCAATTATTAGCCAAGCAGATACAATCATCTCTGCTACTACATCAGACAAAGCAACAATTACTGCTTCAGTGCAAGGAACTTCTGCCTATCAATCACTAACACCGGCTCAACAAGCTGAAATTTCTAATGCTATTTCGGCAACACCACAATCAAGCAACGCAACAGCTGCCCAAGCAATCAAATCTGCTGCCGGTGAATTACAAACGACCTTAGATCAAGTAACTGGTCAATCATCAACCACTACTACAAACCCATCTGCTAGCCTTGGTCAATTACAAACAAGTGTTGCAACTCTGAACAACACCGCAAATGTTGTCCTTCCCGGTGCAGTTACAGCTCTCAATACCTTATCAGGTGGCCTCGCTGAAGTAAATTCCAACTCAAGTAAAATGGTCGCTGCTAGTTCTCGAATTCTAGGTGGTGTCCAAGGTTTACAAACAACGCTTGCCACAAACGGTAGTAAACTAGCAAATGGCATTACTCAGTACACCGATGGCGTTGGCCAATTGGCGTCTGGTGCTAATCAATTATCTGGGAACAATGCTCAGTTAACTTCAGGCGTTGCTGGCTTAAGCAGCGGTGCTTCAACACTCGATAGTAAATCAGGAGACTTGACTGCTGGTGCCGGAAAACTTAGTGATGGCGCTAGTCAATTTGCACAAGGTTCTGGAAAAATCGCCCAAGGCGGTAACCAATTATCTACTGGTATTTCAGCTCTTTCGTACGGGGCAGGCACTTTATCCGACAAGTTGGCACTGACTGATCAAAAACTTGCGACCTTGTCATTCAAGAAAAGTAACTCCAAAGAATTAGCGAGCCCTATCGCCACTAAACATGTTGATAAAGACAATGTCAAAACCAATGGTGTAGGCATGGCTCCTTACATGATTTCCGTATCTCTACTTGTCGCTGCTTTATCAGCCAACGTTATCTTTGCTGATTCACTAGCTGGTAAAAAACATGAAACACGTATGGAATGGGCCAAATCAAAACTCTTTATCAATGGTTTAATTTCAACATTGGCAGCAATCATGCTCTATGCTCTGGTACGAATTTTAGGAATGGATCCAAGTTATCCGGTGGCAACTTTTGTGATGATCCTCTTATCATCATGGGCGTCAATGGCCATTGTCACAGCCCTTCTTGGTTGGGATAAACGATTTGGTGCTTTTGGTGCATTAATCCTTCTTTTACTCCAATTAGGCTCAAGTGAAGGAACATACCCATTACAAATTATTCCAAGATTCTTCACCAAGATTCATCCATTTTTACCAATGTCCTACTCTGTATCAGGACTACGCCAAGCCCTCTCATTGAACGGTGAAATCGGTCATCAAGCAAGTATGCTTGCCCTTTTCACAGTTGGAGCAATAATGGTAGGTTTACTGATTTATCGCCAAAATAAAAAAGACTAA
- a CDS encoding gamma-glutamyl-gamma-aminobutyrate hydrolase family protein yields MKRPIIGITGNESQSRQLESWDNGIQRTFASKIFSDIIMESGGLPLVLPIAHGEMVKDYVATIDKLLITGGQHVLPHFYGEKKIITSDDYHEARDRFELQLVREAFHQGKPVFAICRGTQLVNVLLGGTLNQTVSNHWQDLAPTQVTQEVDFKKNSILYDIYGEKNRVNSLHMQAIKEVAPDLRVLARDTDDQTIEAVEGKSFSFLGLQWHPEFLVKSHPESKQVFQYFVNEMS; encoded by the coding sequence GTGAAACGACCAATAATTGGAATAACAGGAAATGAGAGTCAAAGTAGACAGCTGGAATCTTGGGATAATGGTATTCAACGGACTTTTGCCTCAAAGATATTTTCAGATATTATTATGGAATCGGGAGGCCTGCCTCTAGTCTTGCCCATCGCCCACGGGGAAATGGTCAAAGATTATGTGGCGACCATTGATAAGCTTTTAATTACGGGTGGTCAACATGTCCTTCCTCATTTTTATGGAGAAAAGAAGATCATCACAAGTGACGATTACCATGAAGCAAGAGATCGCTTTGAATTACAACTTGTCAGAGAGGCTTTTCATCAAGGTAAGCCTGTATTTGCAATTTGCCGGGGGACTCAATTAGTTAATGTCCTTCTTGGTGGTACTTTAAATCAAACAGTCTCCAATCATTGGCAAGACTTGGCACCAACTCAAGTCACTCAGGAGGTTGATTTTAAGAAGAATAGTATTCTCTATGATATTTATGGCGAAAAGAACCGGGTCAATAGTCTGCACATGCAAGCCATTAAAGAAGTAGCCCCTGATTTGAGAGTACTTGCTCGTGATACTGATGACCAAACGATAGAAGCTGTCGAAGGCAAATCATTCTCATTTCTCGGCTTACAATGGCACCCAGAGTTCTTAGTAAAAAGCCATCCAGAAAGTAAACAAGTCTTTCAATACTTTGTCAATGAAATGAGTTAA